A genomic region of Platichthys flesus chromosome 4, fPlaFle2.1, whole genome shotgun sequence contains the following coding sequences:
- the zgc:162872 gene encoding BAR_ACAPs and ArfGap_ACAP domain-containing protein — protein sequence MDSLLDFEECVIDSPAFRLNLDQFEKEVSLLETNVDMVMKLCGRMVEAGQAYSSANQLFLSSLAELSICQKKENVITNCLNQFHQGLQEMVGFHTMLFDQTQRAISQQLTNLCTQFLPQLADTRRQFVRISEDLETAAVKSAQVSRHKAGDAERASHLLLATRKCYQHFALDYCLQLNTFKTQQRADILNSVFSFIQAQFTFFHQGFDLIRDLDPTMKTMAAQLSQLSTECAVKRKDLENNHLLVQQRDASGEPMVSPCSGSDDIIQGYLFKRSRRKSKTWKRCWFSIRDNQLIYRKSHKDEAVVLFEDLRLCAIKSLEHIERRFCFELLSVQKCCALQADSEQLKQAWLDALQGSIDLAYRERAGAPLTQPKEPPSLLCGGSDPPGPPAQRLAALGVALRGPGNRRCCDCGQEEPRWASINLGVTMCIECSGIHRSLGVHLSKVRSLTLDSWEAEQLKLLCVLGNDVMNQIYESRCSEEGRVKPSADSSRAEKEMWIKEKYVEKRFVQNSCSDTDQRHRVDAGRRLYQAALDGDLVALAVALAEGAEVNGSIAEQEGRTGLIGAAVGGSLLACEFLLLNGANINHRDLRGQGALHAAATAGHTGQVCLLLKRGANQYAVDERGQDPLAIAVEAANADIVTLLRMARMNEEMRDSEGVFGSAGDDQTFRDIFRDFSDMASHDPEKLSRRRFSRGGGENERDEEEEEERGRRGGTGKPLNRKVCDEKTSE from the exons ATGGACTCACTGCTGGACTTTGAGGAGTGTGTCATCGACTCACCTGCGTtcag acTGAACCTGGATCAGTTTGAGAAGGAAGTTTCTCTGTTGGAGACAAACGTGGACATG GTGATGAAGCTGTGCGGCAGGATGGTGGAGGCGGGACAGGCGTACAGCTCAGCCAACCAGCTGTTCCTGAGCAGCCTGGCCGAGCTCTCCATTTGCCAGAAGAAGGAAAACGTCATCACA aacTGCCTGAACCAGTTCCACCAAGGTCTGCAGGAGATGGTCGGCTTCCACact ATGTTGTTTGATCAGACTCAAAGAGCCATTAGCCAACAGCTGACCAACCTCTGCACACA GTTCCTCCCCCAGCTGGCAGACACCAGGCGGCAGTTTGTGAGGATCAGTGAGGATCTGGAGACAGCGGCAGTGAAGAGCGCTCAGGTGTCTCGCCACAAGGCCGGCGACGCAGAGAGGGCCAGTCACCTGCTGCTCGCCACGCGGAAATGCTACCAGCACTTCGCCCTGGACTACTGTCTGCAG ctCAACACTTTCAAAACTCAGCAGAGGGCGGACATCCTAAACTCT gtCTTCTCCTTCATTCAGGCTCAGTTCACTTTCTTCCACCAAGGCTTCGACCTAATCAGAGACCTGGATCCCACCATGAAGACCATGGCAGCACag ttGTCCCAGCTGTCCACAGAGTGTGCGGTTAAAAGAAAAGACCTGGAGAACAATCACCTGCTGGTGCAGCAGAGA gatgccTCGGGTGAGCCGATGGTCAGCCCGTGTTCTGgcagtgatgacatcatccagGGTTATCTGTTCAAGCGGTCCAGGAGGAAATCCAAAACCTGGAAGAG ATGCTGGTTTTCCATCAGAGACAATCAACTCATTTACAGAAAGTCGCACAAG gacgaAGCCGTGGTTCTGTTTGAGGACCTCAGACTCTGCGCCATCAAATCCCTGGAACACATCGAGCGGCGGTTCTGCTTCGAGCTGCTCTCCGTCCAGAA GTGCTGTGCTCTGCAGGCCGACTCGGAGCAGCTGAAGCAGGCGTGGCTGGACGCTCTGCAGGGCAGCATCGACCTCGCCTACAGGGAGAGGGCCGGCGCTCCACTCACTCAG CCCAAAgagcccccctctctcctgtgtgGCGGGAGTGACCCTCCGGGCCCCCCCGCTCAGAGGCTGGCTGCCCTGGGCGTGGCCCTGAGGGGCCCCGGGAACCGGCGGTGCTGTGACTGCGGCCAGGAAGAGCCTCGCTGGGCCTCCATCAACCTGGGGGTCACCATGTGCATCGAGTGCTCCGGCATACACAG GAGCCTGGGTGTTCACCTGTCCAAGGTCCGGTCCCTCACCCTGGACTCATGGGAGGCTGAACAGCTGAAg CTCCTGTGTGTTTTGGGAAACGATGTCATGAACCAGATCTACGAGTCTCGATGTTCAGAAGAAGGACGAGTCAAGCCCTCCGCCGACAGCTCGCG agccGAGAAGGAGATGTGGATCAAAGAGAAATATGTGGAGAAGAGATTTGTGCAGAACAGCTGCTCAGACACCGATC AGCGTCACAGGGTCGATGCCGGGCGGCGTCTGTATCAGGCGGCGCTGGACGGAGACCTGGTTGCTCTGGCAGTGGCGCTGGCGGAGGGGGCGGAGGTCAACGGCAGCATCGCCGAGCAGGAGGGGCGGACCGGGCTGATCGGAGCTGCTgtcggg GGGTCACTGTTGGCCTGTGAGTTCCTGCTGCTTAACGGAGCTAACATCAACCACCGAGACCTGAGAGGACAGGGAGCGCTACacgctgctgccactgctggaCACACTGG GCAGGTGTGTCTGCTGTTGAAGAGAGGAGCCAATCAGTACGCTGTGGACGAGAGAGGACAGGACCCATTGGCCATCGCTGTGGAGGCCGCCAACGCTGACATTGTCACGCT GCTGCGGATGGCCCGGATGAATGAAGAGATGAGAGACTCAGAAGGAGTCTTTGGATCTGCTG GAGACGACCAGACGTTTCGGGACATCTTCAGAGACTTCAGCGACATGGCCTCTCACGACCCGGAGAAACTCAGCCGGCGGCGGTTcagcaggggaggaggggagaatgagcgggacgaggaggaggaagaggagagaggaagaagaggtggaaCAGGAAAACCCCTGAACAGGAAAGTCTGTGATGAAAAGACGTCGGAGTGA